The following are from one region of the Nostoc cf. commune SO-36 genome:
- a CDS encoding iron-siderophore ABC transporter substrate-binding protein yields the protein MFWETCCNAMPSLRDAPRTGGVAIAFLYKYIGWVMVTAILITACHGGNPQNLRLESERSLSADCRVVEHAAGKTKICGKPQKIAVLEPKMLSLILALDVQPAAYADAYLVRSPKFDKPSQQIPYLGKYVTSQPINLGDRSSPSLESLTLLKPDLILGLNSQDNQLLRAIAPTVLIDNEQNWQDNIKIVAKALDSQKNIPSIITSQQQQLAKVRTQLAPLVNTHPRVLNITCSQSMNYIEVKYNGYTIELLEKIGFQTVLLPGTERKLGLRSQINLETLAQLDADIFIVNTWLDTWNGESTYKVPLQELQQKWAKNPLLHNSRAWKEGRVYFVDYTLWGDVIGAPIANSLILEQLPSLLLSHT from the coding sequence ATGTTCTGGGAAACTTGCTGCAACGCGATGCCTTCTCTACGAGACGCTCCACGAACGGGGGGCGTAGCCATCGCTTTCTTATATAAATATATTGGCTGGGTTATGGTGACAGCCATCTTAATTACAGCTTGTCATGGTGGTAATCCCCAAAACCTCCGTTTAGAAAGTGAGCGATCGCTTTCTGCTGATTGTCGAGTCGTGGAACATGCAGCAGGAAAAACCAAGATTTGTGGTAAACCTCAAAAAATCGCAGTTCTCGAACCTAAGATGCTGAGTCTGATCTTAGCTCTCGATGTGCAACCTGCTGCTTACGCCGATGCTTATTTAGTGCGATCGCCTAAATTTGACAAACCTAGCCAACAAATTCCCTACTTGGGTAAGTATGTCACCAGTCAACCGATTAATTTAGGCGATCGCTCTAGTCCGTCTCTGGAAAGTTTGACTCTACTCAAACCAGATTTGATTCTGGGCTTAAATTCTCAGGACAATCAGTTATTAAGAGCGATCGCGCCTACTGTGTTGATAGATAATGAGCAAAATTGGCAGGACAACATTAAAATTGTCGCCAAAGCACTGGATAGTCAGAAAAACATTCCATCAATCATCACCTCACAACAGCAACAACTAGCTAAAGTCCGCACTCAATTAGCCCCTCTCGTCAATACCCATCCGCGAGTGTTAAATATTACTTGCAGTCAATCAATGAACTATATAGAGGTGAAATACAACGGATATACAATTGAACTTCTGGAAAAAATTGGATTTCAAACTGTATTACTGCCAGGTACAGAACGAAAACTAGGGTTAAGATCACAGATTAATTTAGAAACCCTTGCTCAACTCGACGCAGATATTTTCATTGTTAATACCTGGCTAGATACCTGGAATGGTGAATCTACTTACAAAGTACCCCTCCAAGAACTCCAGCAAAAATGGGCTAAAAATCCTCTATTGCACAATTCAAGAGCATGGAAAGAAGGACGAGTTTACTTTGTAGACTACACCCTCTGGGGTGACGTAATTGGCGCACCTATTGCTAATTCTCTGATATTAGAACAACTACCCTCACTTTTACTTTCACACACCTAA